From the Lathyrus oleraceus cultivar Zhongwan6 chromosome 3, CAAS_Psat_ZW6_1.0, whole genome shotgun sequence genome, the window ATATGTCCTAGTACTGAAAATTTATACCCAATATGCCCCAGTCTGAAAATTATTTTCCAATCTACCCCCTAGGGACACAAGTTAAGAACCAAATGAAGAAATGTTATCTTGGAAATTGTGTATTGactttaataaaaatataaaattatttttttaattattttttccAATACAAACTTTCTATAAGTAACTTTCTTAGCTTGTGCCCCtagggcacaagttagcattacccttaAAATATTAATGGTATTTATAATGGTAATTCTATAATGGTATTTAATGGTAATTAATACTTTTAAATACTTTAATGgtatttaaaatattaatggTATTTATAATGGTAATTCTATAATGGTTATTAATACTTTAATGgtatttaaaatattaatggTATTTATAATGGTAATTCTATAATgatatttaaaatattaaaaaattaaaaaaaaaacaactTCATCATTGCctcgtcacttcaagtgacgagCTCACACCTAGGGCAAGGCCGGAAAAAACTCCCCTCCAACACCTCGATCATAACATCCCCATAATGAGACACAAGCAAATCGGTCCATGAGGAAGGTTGATCATTTAAGATCCTATACTTCCACTTAATGTTTAACTCTAAGAAAACTTTTGGTAAATTTATTGCCACTTTCAATAAATTAACTACGGAAAAGCTCCTTGCTATAACTTTACAGTTTGATATTTATTGCTTTATACAAATTTAAACAAATTAGATTGTGTAATTATAACTTAAATTTGTGTTGTGAAAAATTCAAATTTGTGTTGTgagaaataaataattaaataaataaaaggaTTTTGTGTAAGAGGTTAGAAATGTTGAAGTAATTTACTCAAATTATTCCACCGTTTTATTTTTAGTTCATTAATAATCTTTTTATAACTTTAGAGAACACATTAATGAATGGAAAGATAAAAGCTCCTAGCTACACCTTCATTTCTGTTTCATTTCTGTTTCATAAGTTACAGTCTCACATTTCTTTCAGTCCATCCTTGTAACTAAAGCCTAAAAAGACTACTAACATAATCCTATTTATATACATAACATTCTTCAACTTATTGCATAGAACATACTTTTTCAGACCTGGACCCCGATCCTCTGTGCTACCTGAGTCAGCAAAATATTCAAGTCATTATTTATCTTTGCATAGTTGTTAACAAATTTCATAAGAAtcaaaaagagatgaagatgcTAACATACCTCTTTAAAAGAGTGAACATCACTTCCCCAAAGCCAAGCATCACAGCCTGCATCTCTAGCACCCCATACATCATTGCGGCGGTCATCCCCGACATGAACAGCATCCTCCGGTTTTACGTCCAATAGTTCACACGCTTTGAGAAATATAGTTGGATTTGGTTTCTCGGCTGCAACCTGTATGAAAAAGGCATATTATTGAATGTGATGAGTTCATAAATCAGCTATGGAATAGAAAATTATGATTATTTGCTTATAAAGCCTACGATTAACAGCACACATGGATGCCCGAATGTATTTTGGGtataataaagaaaatgaatTTTGAAATAACTGTCAAGAGAATCTAACAAGTCATCTAACAGGACAACAAGAATATTCCATAAAATCTACTGAATAATTAATGCTAAAGCATTCATAATATACCACCAATATTTATTTTGGCCATCcaattttcaattttaattttcACTTAATTGATTTAAATTTTCCTCATTTACAACCAAAGTTTGATACATCTCCAACACTAAGGGTAATGCAACTCTCATGTAAACCCCTTGTTTCAAATGTAAGCATGGTTACTGGTTATTTCAATTGGGGGAAAGCTCAAGAACATGATTCTGCAGCCCAGAATCATGCTAAGCTGCTTCCTCCAGTACATTGGATGAGTCCACCACTAAAATAGACACACTGTCATGTTAGCTTTACAATTGATATATGTGTGATACTACTAGAGAGTTTAGTAATGATATACTATATGAACAAAGGTTTATGCGCTTTCAATATCATGATAATTTGTCTGTATTTGATTTTCTAATTCCTAACATGTTTCTGCAAGATGTGACTTGAGACAACAAATGATTCAAGATTTATTTCCACCATTTCTTTCCAAATATTTTTGGTGTCGTGAATGACATCAATACTGTAAATTGCATGCATCAATGGACGAGGGGGAGAAGCAGAGAGCCAATCGCAAGTTCGTAACACAGACTGAGaaaacaaaatgtgaaaaataAAGGGAAAAAAAAGCAATTTACTTACCTCAGCTGATACTGCTACAGCATCAAACCAATCATCACAGTTTAATGCCCGCAGAAGAGGTCTTAACCGGGTGTCAAAATTTGACACAACAGCCAATTTTACACCTGATTTTCTAAGAGCTTTGAACACTTCTCCTGCATTAGGATCACATAGGTGCCATGCCTGTCGATGAAAAAAAAGTAAAAACATCAAACCCTACTCAAAGTTAAAAACGAAAAAGAAAGGCATTACACAACTAAAAAAGGGTAACGATATAAGAGGTCTTACCTTGTCTGTGACATAGTAGTTATAAAGTTCTTCAAAGTATTGAGAATCATCACAGCCGGTAGAATTACTAACAATGTATTGCCAGAACGGTCTACCATCTTTAACATATCTGCAAAATAGAAAAACAACAAAGAGTCTTAAGTCTTAACTAAACAAACGAAAACAAGTAGTAAAGAACGTAACCAACTGTctctatatctatctatctatccatgACAGGTCGCTTGTTTTAATGATTCGAAGTTCATACAGCCACACAAAAGCAAGGAGAAACATTTCATTCTAAATTTTCCTCGCATAAAAAGAATGTCTTAACTTAAAGGCCAGTCAAGACTTAGCGCGCAAAAGTCCCCGAAACCTAACCCCAAAAAATCTAAATCAACAAATTTTCAATCAAACAAAATTCACACATAACATAACAATAGTTGATGCTTCAAAGTATTTCATAATCAATTGATTTCACATTAAAACCTAAATCTTCAAAATTGAATATTAGTTTGAAGTACGTGAAAATATTAATATGACAAATGAAATTGCAAAAATTGGAAAGGGATCGAAAAGTAATAAGAACGAACCTGAGACGAGATTTACCCCAAGGTTGACTATAAGCTCTTCTGTATCTATGCAAAATTTCTTCCTCTGAATACTCCACACCATATTTCTCCCCAATTTTTCTATATATCTACAACACAATAAATCAgaaaatttaaataaaataaataaaaataaaaataaaaataaaaataaaaaactcACAGTATGTCAATAATAAGAGAATTGAAAGAGAAAGAACCTGAGCCATAGGTTGAGAAGGAAGAACAAGAGTACCAACGGCATCAACGAGAAGAGCTTTATGCGTAATCTGACCGTACAGAGATCTTCTATAATCAGCATAATCTTTCAAATACGTGCCGCTCTCAAAACTGTCATCAGCCACCACCGCCGCGGAGGAGTACGACGCCGACCGGCATGATTTAACGAGTGCCGTCGTGAGTGACCTCGATTTGGAAGATAGAGTCCTGAAAGCACTCATAACGGCCATTTTGATTGCTCTTTTTTTCTTCACATTGGAAAATTGAGAACTGTTTTGTTGTGTTGTATTCTGAAGAAGAGAAgagaagaaagaaagaaagaacTATTTAGTATTTATCACTGAGTTGCTCACACGCATCGCACGAAAATGAAATGAAACGGAAAATGACTCTTTGTTATTTCTACGTGACTGCTTTctttgtttatttattttttgcttttctcACATGGTTTGATGCATATTGAATAGTTAGTTTTTTTTAGGTGAAAAATAAAGAAGATTCGTATGTATCTAATTATATGATAAGTTCATAAAGTGTGTAAAAAAAAATGGACAATTCATGAGATTATCTATCTATTAACATGCCTATTGAATCAAATATCATGGATGAGGTATTCTATTATCTAGTTTTttatatttatttcattttttaagaaaaaatgtGTAAATAGGAATTTTTATAAACTAaaataaaatcattttaaaatttCAAATTTTAGTCGTAAGTAGGTGATACCTTAACTATTCAAATGAtattattaaatttaaaattatatatatgTTAATAGTTAAACAACAAGATTAAAAAATGTTTACCAACTATTATTCAATGAATTGATTGTATTATTTTTTTGTGGATACACTCAATTTAAGAAAATGGAGAAAAGGAAAAAATGATGAGCCAAGATAAAAAATTAAAAcatatatattttaaataaaaatatattagTTATGATTGTTGATATGATAGTTATGATTATTGATATGATtagaaaaaaatataaaaataatagTATATTAAAATAGTATTTAAATAGAGTGTTGGACGCCAAAAATAATATTCAtgatattttttaaaaataaaattaaaaaatatcaatcatattttttcatattttaatCATCAAATCTCTTATTAATAAAACAAACTTAAACATCTTAGAGTATGTTTGAATTTGAAGAATGTGAGAATTAAAAAATAAATCTTTTATAGAAGCGCTTATTACATGATGTGAAGTGTATCTAATtcaaaaatatattattttaatttattaaataattaatatatatggtatattattaaattaaatatattaattatttaaaaaatttaaaaaataaatttacTTTTATAAATAAGAAAATAGGACCAAAGATAATAATAATTGATTTTGAGCTTAATTTTTTAGAGCAAATGTATAAATTATATAAATACTAATTAATTTGTGCGATTTTTCAAGTATAAGTAGACTTAACAAAGAAGAAGAAAACAAGAGCATTAAAAGACTTAAAGtaagaaagaagaaaagaatatGTTATTGATGCTTTCACAATGTAAAATACAATCACGTGTGAATAATAAGTTAGTTATCAAACACGTGTGAATAAGTTAGTTAAGAAATTTGTAAGAAATTAACAAATTTTGTTTTTATAAATATTGTGTAACTAATTGAAATTAAGAGATTGAGAAATGTGTAATTCAAACTAAAGCAAAAGCTTTAATTGAGATTTAAGGTTTTCAAAATGGTATTAGCTTTGATTCAATTTCACACTTTTGCAGTTGAGGTTTGCATCGagaaagcttcaaagaagtgCATTTCTAGAAGTTTTAGAGAAGCTCAATCGTTAGAATCTAATTCACCATTATTTTGATAATTTATTCAATTGTCTCAAgttttcacctctttccactctGATTTTTCACTGTTTGGTTCTTTTAGTTCAAAATTGTCAATCAAACATCAAGATAATAACTTTTTTTAACCAACAAGTTGACATGATAGTCCTTACACAAAAGATGTATAAATTTGTGGTGAATCCATAAATTTCTCCCAAGTGCAAGACGGATCTTGATCGACAAAGCGATTCAATCTCAACTGAATATGAAATCTAGATTATCACGAATCAGTCGATTTTCATTTTACTCTTATCCATAATCTCCAATTTGGTATTATCACCCTAATTTTGTCCCCaagaatttttcatctctttggTTTTAGacattttaattttattttgtgtTAAGTTAGAAATCATTTAAAGTTGACACCATTTATACATAATTGTCCCTCTCTCACATTTTATACTTTAAAGCATCTTTACATACCATTTCATTTTTATCATTATATAGTTTTGGATATGTTGTGTCATTTTTACAAAAAGGGATATTAATGACCAAAGTCAAAACAAAAGTCAACTTTGTTTcatttaaattaaaaaataatcTAATTACATTTTTAGTCATATGCATCATCTACTTTATTCATCTCATTAGCACTCTCCATGTTTGTTGTACTCAACGAAAACTGTTTAGTTAGTTTTGTGCATAAGTGTTAGCTTTCGAATGTTTAGCTTTCCTCAAGTTATTAaaagagaaaaagagaaaaaagaaaggGGTCGCAAAAACAGTTTTTTATTAATGTAAAAGGTAAGTTTTTTTTAGATGTGTGAGATTGCGGGTATCGCTCATACGTATCTCTGGGTGCGATGGAGAATGTAACGTTTCAGTCTGCTAcccaataaaataataataaaaacaatactatctttatattattattgttattttaaataaatattaactTATTTATTATTACTATTAAACTAATTTAATTTAATCTAATAGTAATACTCCAATACCCCCTACTTCTCGTTAATTACTACCACACCCCTCACTTAAAATTTTAATATTCTAAGGACAATGCCTCATACTCAAGGCTCATCTACTACCTCAAGCATTCTAAACACAtacaattaaattaaattattctATTGAATGAGATAATTCAAATAGAGTGTTAGAACTCTCTCCCACTTAGAATATTTTCCTCCCCAAAAAATTAACTATTAAAAACAACTCCATATACTTCTCGCATCCGACTCTCCAGCTCCAAGTCATATTTCCTCCAGCAGCTCCTCCCCAGACAACTTTCACTAGAGTGGTCTCCTTTCCCCTCAGCTTCTTAAACTCTCGGGCCTCAATCCTCAAAGGAAATGTTTTTACCATAAGGTTGTCCCTTACTTGAACATCATTCATCTGAATCGCATGAGAAAGATCAAGAATATACTTCAGAAGTTGTAACACATGGAACACGTCAGACAAATTCAAAATATCGGGTGGCAAGGCCACTCTATAAGACACGGTTCCAATTCTATGAGAAATTTGATACGGACCGATAAACTTAAGAGTCAGCTTCTTTGATTTCAGTGCACGCCAACACCAGTCACATGATTGTCTCTTAGGAATACATGATTTCCTTCCCTAAGTTCCAGAtctttcctcctcttatcatggtagCTTTTTTTCCTACTTTGAGATGCTTTCATTTTAGAGGATGATGAGTGTTTGGATGGTCGAGAACTACATCTCGTATCCCAACCCTCGGGAGCTCGTGACCTACACCACATTCCCTTTTTATCCTTATTTGCGAAAAGATGTTAAATAATGATTAAGTGTTTTTGGTTTATTTGGGAAAATGCACTCGATGTTGATCGAATTTTGTTTTGCATTGGGGAATGGTTATGAAATGATTTGCATCgaaattgaaatggtttgaaatttATGGTGAGAAAATGAATTCGTGTGAAATGTCGAGCACGATTATCTACGCGTGTGAGGGTATGAACATGGataaaaattatataattaaatgACTAAACACATTGAAAACGGCTAAACAAATAATCAAACAACACACTTAGTAATTAAAAGAGTCATTAATTAATTAAGATATAATCAACTAATTAAATAACAGtttgattaattaaataaatacTAAATTAAGTAATTGAACTAATCAAGatagaaaaaaaaatataaaaaaaaactaacacAAAAGGGTGCATGTTGTAAATGGGGGCTAAAACAACTAACGTCAAAGGGCCCAAAGCCCAAACTTAAACACTAATCCTAATTTACTAacaatataataataataataataataataataataataataataataataataataataataataataataataatacaacAAACAAATTGCTGCAAAAGAGGCGGCGCTCAATCCATTTCAGTAGCccttttttttcaatttttccACCCTTCAATCAAATGGAGAGTGACAAGGGATTAAACAAAGAATAATAAAAAAAGACTGTTGTTAATTGTATGCTCTAAAGACTATCACTTGTTCTGATTAAATAAGTGTTATATCTTGAAGAGTTGTTTTTCCATAATTTGCCAAATGGGAAGATTGTTGTTCCTTTTGGATTGACTGCATTTTGCAAAATAACAACATGGAGAAGTGTTCAAGTGTTCAAGATTAATCTAGCTTACTTAAGTTGTATGGAGGTGCATAAGAGACACATGTTAGACGCGATGCCACAACATGTTGGTACGACATTTGAGCCTTACGTAACATGTCAATGTTGCTACATTTTAGAAGATTTTATGGTCAAAGATTGAATCAGATTTTATTGCTAATTGGTTTAGCGATTTAATTAGGTGATTTATTTGACAACTGAACATAGATTGATTCAGATTTAAATGaatatttaaatttgaatttaattGTAACAAATCATATCTTGTTTGAGAGATTTATGGAACAAATGATATCTAACCGATTCTGCATTAATTTTGGACGAAATTAAAGCTAATATCCAAGGAGAAAAACCCAAAGTTATCATGCTATATAAAGAGCTCAAACCTACATTGGAAAGCAAGTATTCACATTGAAAGTTTTAGAATGGTAGGGTTTATAATATTTCTTATTATTTTATGTACACCACAttatgtttcagtaacttggcatagttgcagctttgtctagttgagttgtaaattcaacatacttatgtacacctctatgtttcagtGACTTTAAATATaaggtttgtctagttgagttgtaatatTCAACATTGATAATTGGGTGAAACAACAATCACTAGAGcttagtgattgagagaaagtgagaggggttctcatatttatggggagtcctaaatagaaagtcattggATAATGTTAGAAAGAGACATTGAACACCATAGTGTTTCTTGTTGCTTGTAAGACTAAATGTACTAAGTTACTAGTAGTGATTTTCCTTTCTTGGGTTGGAAGTCAATCCTCTATATGTAGGTGTTgttgcatcgaactgggttaCCAATTATTGTATTCTTTATTGCTTTTCTGCTTCACCATCTTGTACAATTGAATCTGCGTTAATTATGGAGATTCTGGTTTAATTCATCGAACTAGCTGTTTAGCACATCGTGTTCGCCATATGTCCCCTgagaaacaaaatttcaaatTAGGATATAGAAATAGTAGGTACCAACCTTGAAGTAGACATTTTGCTATTTGAAAGGAAAATTGATTGAAATATAGAATAGAAATTGCAAAAAAATCACTATAATAGTTGTGATACAATGTTTCAATTAATATATAGACCACGTTGTATTGAAAATACCATATTTCATTGGTACCAAACAAAGAGCAACACAATATATATGCAATGAATCTACATGATCAAAAAAGGACCAGTAAAATATGAGAATCATATTTGCAGCAAATAATCATCTTATCAATGGTGTATATTGGTTTATCTCGTGCAACGCAAACAAGTTTTGTTTACATACCCCTAAgttaaataaaaaatataataaaaaaattaaattaaagaAATTGTTTTAAAAAAACCACTTATACATGTCACATCAAAAGAAAAATATTCCTTACCAACTTGTTACCTAAAGGGACACATCAATATATAAAAAAGATTCAGAATAAATCAAAAATCGTTTACATTACATAagataaaaaatatttaataattttGTATAAATAGTATTTGATGGAGATtcattatttatttttaaatttttattgatttttataccataaatatatataatttttataattgtatttttttccatataaaattaataatattaatatataCAAAATTGAAAAATAATTTATAACAAACAAACCGGTGAAATATTGATTTAAAAGTTATGGTGGTTGCTTTTTGTCGTGTGATATGTATCATCTTATTCTGATATGAgtatattaaaataaatatttagtTTTGGTCTTTATAAATGTATTTACTTTTCATTTCCGTCTTTATGTATTTTAAAAATGTTTGCGGTTCAATTTGAATCGGTTTTGAGTTAAAGATTCATTCgatttaaatataattttttttacgTTTTTGTTTGATTTTAGAAATTGATTATCATATTTGATCCAATTTCATCCAATTTAATTTAAACCGATTTTTAGACATTCAAaatatacattatatttttttaagattctaaaaatgaaaataaataatatatttaatataaTTTTTGACATTCAAAATATACactatattttttttaaaattctaaaaatgataatatataatatatttaatatAATTTTTGACATTCAAAATATACACTATATTTTTTTTAAGATTctaaaaatgataatataatatatttaatataatatattaaaaattaatattataa encodes:
- the LOC127126404 gene encoding uncharacterized protein LOC127126404, translating into MAVMSAFRTLSSKSRSLTTALVKSCRSASYSSAAVVADDSFESGTYLKDYADYRRSLYGQITHKALLVDAVGTLVLPSQPMAQIYRKIGEKYGVEYSEEEILHRYRRAYSQPWGKSRLRYVKDGRPFWQYIVSNSTGCDDSQYFEELYNYYVTDKAWHLCDPNAGEVFKALRKSGVKLAVVSNFDTRLRPLLRALNCDDWFDAVAVSAEVAAEKPNPTIFLKACELLDVKPEDAVHVGDDRRNDVWGARDAGCDAWLWGSDVHSFKEVAQRIGVQV